One Lycium barbarum isolate Lr01 chromosome 5, ASM1917538v2, whole genome shotgun sequence genomic window carries:
- the LOC132639487 gene encoding uncharacterized protein LOC132639487, producing the protein MEPFQQVMTINQYRRRLGMCLANANCNGKIWYFVAVYAKCSASERIELWEDFYHLSNTLSCSWLVGGDFNVVLNDEEKIGGNPVQPQDIEDFAFCINSCELEEVNFKGSPFTWWNGRADAACIFERLDRMLVNSLLLDNFGHIEVEHLARTGSNHAPLMCTYGDKHQKLVKPFKFLSFWIEHASFLDTVRQNWSIWEHDDPFINFKSKMKKLKVGLSKWSRKVFGDIFKQLIIREEIVRLKEQLFEQNPSQVNRVVLQKALAETKRYLHYEEEYWRQKLGMDWFVDGDKNTRFFHNLVKGRRKKLQIKRIKNSDGSRIEDEDQMADEAVEKTCWDIIGLDVYKMVVAFFQGHTLPKSVTHTNLVLLPKKELIQSYSNLRPISLSNFFNKVMSRVVHDRLESVLPQLISINQAGFVQGRSIIENVLLAQEIVTDIRKRGKPANVVIKLDMAKAYDRVSWLYLIKAKGFFHSTRGVKQGDPLSPSLFILSAEVLSRALNAEFDNAEYVGYEGESLKRIMKILQEYEAISGQLINKGKSVFYMHDKIAGALSQRKKGYYNDLIKKVKNKLQNWKGKLLSFGGKAVLINSVLQSIPIYMLSAVVPTKYTINMLHKIFARFYWSTKEEGKNRHWSSWDKICLPKEQGGLGFRSLEDVSKALFAKLWRKFRTSNTLWSAFMWNKYCKKKKPTEVQWKGGSQVWKRARDQVDHQIWWEPKNGACDVWEDNWTKLGPLKQVIPPDFQIDISIEEVSHFMNADGWDAHKLHAKLPINVCDHILQQLSIVEHSEDKDKAWWMPSTTGDFTVGSAWNMLRRKAQTADNFSKLWHKGVPFKISFFFWRLWKFKLPVDDVLKRMNISIVSRCRCCLNSQQEETIQHLFLTGDFAADIWQHYNAAVGIVVPRIQIHQIIIQWWYMQGPTNLKAVMQAAPAFICWQLWRRINTIMHGGKMNKLKVIHGINNNLQQLVKTLYPWLRQVPDEWPQLCNTDGASRGNPGLSSAAFCIRDEVGNLIYAGARRIADTTNITAESVAILDGIEFCIKNDLVPVMLESDSLSMINIIQGRWEIPWKISMEVNKINFWRNKGQVQFAHILREGNALADFLANLVFDFTGTVNFHSFAELPTSARKILNADKMMMPNFRTKIYRNREPD; encoded by the exons ATGGAGCCTTTTCAACAGGTCATGACAATAAACCAGTATAGAAGAAGATTGGGCATGTGCTTAGCCAATGCCAACTGTAATGGTAAAATCTGGTATTTTGTGGCTG TATATGCTAAATGTAGTGCTTCTGAAAGAATAGAGTTATGGGAGGATTTCTATCATCTCTCCAATACCTTATCTTGTTCCTGGTTagtaggaggagatttcaatgtggTTTTGAATGATGAAGAGAAGATAGGGGGCAATCCTGTTCAACCTCAGGATATAGAAGACTTTGCTTTTTGCATAAACTCTTGTGAGCTTGAAGAGGTAAATTTTAAGGGTAGTCCCTTCacctggtggaatggtagagcagATGCAGCATGTATTTTTGAGAGATTGGATAGGATGTTGGTGAATTCATTGCTTCTGGACAACTTTGGACACATAGAAGTGGAACATCTAGCAAGAACTGGTTCAAATCATGCTCCACTTATGTGTACCTATGGGGATAAGCATCAAAAGCTGGTCAAACCTTTTAAATTTCTATCTTTCTGGATAGAACATGCATCTTTCCTAGATACAGTCAGGCAGAATTGGTCCATTTGGGAGCATGATGATCCTTTCATAAACTTCAAAAGCAAGATGAAAAAGCTAAAAGTAGGGTTATCCAAATGGAGTAGGAAAGTGTTTGGAGATATATTCAAGCAGTTGATCATAAGGGAGGAAATAGTGAGGTTAAAGGAACAATTGTTTGAACAAAACCCAAGCCAAGTAAATAGAGTGGTTTTGCAGAAAGCTTTGGCTGAGACAAAGAGATATTTGCATTATGAAGAGGAGTACTGGAGACAAAAAttaggtatggattggtttgtAGATGGAGACAAAAATACTAGATTTTTCCATAATTTAGTAAAGGGAAGAAGGAAGAAATTACAGATCAAAAGAATTAAAAACTCAGATGGTTCACGGATTGAGGATGAAGATCAAATGGCAGATGAGGCTGTGGAGAAA ACATGTTGGGACATTATTGGCTTGGATGTATACAAGATGGTGGTGGCTTTCTTTCAGGGTCATACACTTCCAAAATCAGTCACTCACACAAATCTTGTGTTACTACCAAAGAAGGAGTTGATTCAAAGTTACTCAAACTTAAGACCTATAAGTTTAAGCAACTTTTTCAACAAAGTGATGTCAAGAGTTGTTCATGATAGATTGGAGAGTGTGTTACCACAGTTGATCTCTATTAATCAAGCAGGTTTTGTTCAAGGGAGGAGCATTATTGAGAATGTGCTGTTGGCACAAGAAATAGTGACAGACatcagaaaaaggggcaaacCAGCAAATGTAGTGATCAAATTAGACATGGCAAAAGCCTATGATAGAGTATCTTGGTTATATTTGATAAAG GCCAAAGGATTTTTCCACTCAACTAGGGGTGTTAAACAAGGTGATCCTCTTTCACCTTCATTGTTTATTTTATCAGCAGAGGTGTTATCAAGAGCTCTAAATGCAGAATTTGATAATGCTGAGTATGTGGGCTAtg AAGGGGAGTCATTGAAGAGAATCATGAAGATACTGCAGGAATATGAGGCAATATCTGGTCAACTGATCAATAAAGGCAAGAGTGTCTTTTATATGCATGACAAGATTGCTGGTGCACTATCTCA GAGGAAAAAGGGATACTACAATGATCTTATCAAGAAGGTGAaaaacaagctgcaaaattggaAAGGAAAGCTGCTCTCTTTTGGTGGAAAGGCAGTTCTTATTAATAGTGTGCTTCAGAGTATTCCAATATACATGCTGTCAGCTGTTGTTCCCACAAAATATACCATTAATATGCTTCATAAAATCTTTGCAAGGTTTTACTGGAGTACCAAGGAAGAAGGTAAAAACAGGCACTGGTCCTCTTGGGACAAGATTTGTTTACCAAAAGAACAAGGAGGATTAGGATTCAGATCTCTAGAGGATGTGTCCaaggccctttttgccaaattatGGAGGAAATTTAGAACATCAAATACATTATGGTCAGCctttatgtggaataaatattgcaaAAAGAAGAAGCCTACAGAAGTGCAGTGGAAAGGTGGATCACAAGTGTGGAAAAGAGCTAGGGATCAGGTGGATCATCAGATATGGTGGGAACCTAAAAATGGAGCATGTGATGTATGGGAAGATAATTGGACTAAGCTTGGTCCACTCAAACAGGTAATACCACCAGATTTTCAGATTGACATTAGCATAGAGGAAGTTTCACACTTTATGAATGCAGATGGCTGGGATGCACATAAATTGCATGCCAAACTGCCAATTAATGTGTGTGATCATATCTTACAACAACTGAGTATAGTGGAACATTCAGAGGATAAAGATAAAGCCTGGTGGATGCCTAGCACTACAGGAGACTTTACTGTAGGGAGTGCTTGGAATATGCTCAGGAGAAAGGCTCAAACAGCTGATAACTTTTCAAAGTTGTGGCACAAAGGAGTTCCATTCAAAATATCTTTCTTCTTTTGGAGGTTGTGGAAGTTCAAATTACCAGTGGATGATGTACTAAAGAGAATGAATATCAGCATTGTATCTAGATGTAGATGTTGTTTGAATTCTCAGCAGGAGGAGACAATTCAACATCTATTCCTTACAGGTGATTTTGCAGCAGACATTTGGCAGCATTACAATGCAGCTGTGGGGATAGTTGTGCCAAGGATCCAGATTCATCAGATAATAATACAATGGTGGTATATGCAAGGTCCTACAAATCTCAAAGCGGTCATGCAGGCTGCACCTGCATTCATATGCTGGCAACTATGGAGGAGGATAAATACTATCATGCATGGGGGTAAGATGAATAAACTAAAGGTCATACATGGGATCAACAATAATCTGCAGCAACTGGTGAAGACATTATATCCTTGGTTGAGACAAGTTCCAGATGAATGGCCTCAACTG tgcaatacagatgGGGCCTCTAGGGGTAATCCAGGATTGAGTTCAGCTGCATTCTGCATTAGAGATGAGGTTGGAAACCTAATATATGCTGGGGCAAGAAGAATAGCTGATACAACTAACATCACAGCAGAATCTGTAGCTATATTGGATGGAATTGAATTCTGTATTAAAAATGATCTGGTGCCTGTAATGCTTGAATCAGATTCTCTGTCCATGATAAACATTATTCAAGGCAGATGGGAGATCCCATGGAAGATTAGTATGGAAGTTAATAAGATCAACTTTTGGAGGAATAAGGGCCAAGTGCAGTTTGCTCATATCCTTAGGGAAGGCAATGCACTTGCTGATTTTTTAGCTAACCTGGTTTTTGATTTTACAGGTACAGTTAACTTTCATTCTTTTGCTGAACTACCAACAAGTGCAAGGAAGATTCTCAATGCTGATAAGATGATGATGCCTAATTTCAGAACAAAGATATATAGAAATAGAGAACCAGACTGA